Proteins from a single region of Chloroflexota bacterium:
- a CDS encoding response regulator, which produces MPYRDQQPRPWNDDQDDARESRRTWLDASLIPLLLLLVLAPPVVHALGNALDRPIVHPSIDMLVVALGLICLGLLWARLRAFSRHTSDERQRAHAVRDRLSVALGRERATLATVIANMGEGLAILDADRIVRFANRPAAELLGVEPGSTMGMHVEQVIGRLAERLASPTEAFAEWRRVSSNPEAREAFEVRLLGDGATVPARDLRIQVFPVPTDDETRSGVGLTLRDVTPERDVTRLKDEIISVVNHELRTPLASVVGFAELLLLREFPEDQRRRFLTSMVQESRRLASLVDDLLDLQRMTGGGDPLAFEACLPYLLLERAVSTVGPDSACPIVIDAPTDLPPVRADANSVQQVLSNLLGNARKYSPGGGTVVLSAREVDGAVEIAVTDHGLGIPPEALPRLFERFYRVDNTDRREIRGTGLGLAIVKGLVEAHGGQVRAESAGLGTGARLSFTLPLADVPAEAGDVLIVEDDVVFGRLLEVELGSRGLTARRVETGAAALAAVLGTPPQAVMLDLMLPDTTGDALLRELRARDVGIGTVCIVTHRDIGAAERAELESLGVTRIMSKRPGIASAAADAVAEALKVSGVAVREPAPSGEETAS; this is translated from the coding sequence GTGCCCTACCGAGATCAGCAGCCGCGGCCCTGGAATGATGACCAGGACGACGCCCGGGAGAGCCGGCGCACCTGGCTCGACGCCTCGCTGATCCCGCTGCTGCTGCTGCTCGTACTCGCGCCGCCCGTCGTCCATGCCCTCGGTAACGCCCTGGACCGCCCGATTGTCCACCCGAGCATCGACATGCTCGTGGTGGCGCTCGGGCTGATCTGTCTGGGCCTGCTCTGGGCGCGGCTGCGGGCCTTCAGCCGCCACACCAGCGATGAGCGGCAGCGTGCCCACGCCGTGCGCGACCGTCTGAGTGTGGCGCTTGGCCGAGAGCGGGCGACGCTTGCCACCGTCATCGCCAACATGGGCGAGGGGCTGGCCATCCTCGACGCCGACCGCATCGTGCGGTTCGCGAACCGGCCGGCGGCCGAGCTGCTCGGCGTCGAGCCCGGCTCGACCATGGGGATGCATGTCGAGCAGGTCATCGGGCGGCTGGCCGAGCGGCTGGCTTCGCCCACCGAGGCGTTCGCCGAGTGGCGGCGCGTCAGCTCCAACCCTGAGGCCCGCGAGGCGTTCGAGGTCCGCCTGCTGGGCGACGGCGCAACGGTCCCCGCGCGTGACCTCCGCATCCAGGTCTTCCCCGTGCCCACCGACGACGAGACCCGCTCGGGCGTCGGCCTCACGCTGCGCGACGTGACCCCAGAACGTGACGTGACGCGCCTCAAGGACGAGATCATCTCGGTCGTCAACCACGAGCTGCGAACGCCGCTGGCGAGCGTCGTCGGGTTTGCCGAGCTGCTCCTGCTGCGCGAGTTCCCGGAAGACCAGCGCCGCCGCTTCCTGACCTCGATGGTGCAGGAGAGCCGCCGGCTCGCCTCGCTCGTCGACGACCTGCTGGACCTCCAGCGGATGACGGGCGGCGGCGATCCGCTGGCGTTCGAGGCGTGTCTGCCGTATCTGCTGCTCGAACGGGCGGTCAGCACGGTCGGCCCGGACTCGGCCTGCCCCATCGTCATCGACGCGCCGACGGACCTGCCGCCGGTGCGGGCGGACGCCAACAGCGTTCAGCAAGTGCTGAGCAACCTGCTCGGGAACGCCCGCAAGTACTCTCCGGGCGGCGGGACTGTCGTGCTGAGCGCGCGCGAGGTGGATGGCGCCGTCGAGATCGCCGTGACGGACCACGGGCTGGGCATCCCACCCGAGGCCCTGCCTCGCCTGTTCGAGCGGTTCTATCGCGTCGATAATACCGACAGGCGTGAGATCCGGGGGACCGGGCTCGGGTTGGCGATCGTTAAGGGGCTGGTGGAGGCGCACGGCGGCCAGGTTCGTGCAGAATCAGCCGGTCTGGGAACGGGGGCGCGGCTGAGTTTCACCCTCCCCCTGGCCGATGTGCCCGCTGAGGCTGGTGATGTGTTGATCGTGGAGGACGACGTCGTGTTTGGCCGGCTGCTCGAAGTCGAGCTGGGATCGCGGGGGCTGACGGCCCGGCGCGTGGAGACGGGCGCGGCAGCCCTGGCCGCCGTGCTCGGCACACCGCCGCAGGCCGTGATGCTCGATCTGATGCTGCCGGACACGACCGGCGACGCCCTCCTGCGCGAGCTGCGCGCCCGTGATGTGGGTATCGGCACGGTCTGCATCGTCACGCACCGCGACATCGGAGCGGCAGAGCGCGCCGAGCTTGAAAGCCTGGGCGTGACGCGGATCATGTCCAAGCGCCCGGGCATCGCCAGCGCCGCGGCGGACGCCGTAGCCGAGGCTCTCAAGGTGTCCGGCGTCGCCGTGCGCGAGCCCGCGCCGTCCGGCGAGGAGACCGCGTCATGA
- a CDS encoding response regulator, translating to MSGPSAAGKRYVLIADDEPSMRLLVNATIASDQIGVIEAADGDEAWALILQHRPELVLLDVQMPGQTGLEVARRVREHPALTHTKIVMLTSKAQAMDIEAGLAAGADLYLTKPFSPISLLTYVEGALGL from the coding sequence ATGAGCGGTCCGTCCGCGGCCGGCAAACGGTATGTCCTCATCGCCGACGACGAGCCGAGCATGCGGCTGCTGGTCAACGCGACCATCGCCTCGGACCAGATCGGCGTCATCGAAGCGGCGGACGGCGACGAGGCCTGGGCGCTGATCCTCCAGCACCGGCCGGAGCTGGTGCTGCTGGACGTGCAGATGCCAGGGCAGACGGGGCTGGAGGTGGCGCGGCGGGTGCGCGAGCATCCAGCGCTCACCCACACCAAGATCGTGATGCTGACCTCGAAGGCCCAGGCGATGGACATCGAGGCCGGGCTGGCGGCCGGCGCGGACCTGTACCTGACGAAGCCGTTCTCGCCGATCTCGCTGCTGACGTACGTCGAGGGGGCGCTGGGGCTGTAG
- a CDS encoding ABC transporter substrate-binding protein yields the protein MAQWPGMSRRALLQGTFGVVGVSLLAACAPAAPAAKPAESKPAAPAATTAPAKPAEAAKPAEAAKPAEVAKPAVPAAAAPPAAKPAEAAKPAAAGKPGEQKLGAQLIGKWEGPEILAEAKRPAKLGEAPMLAELVKAGKLPAVEQRVPEEPMVIKPVHEIGKYGGTWRRGFTGPGDHENGNRIMSNDKLVFWDFQGIQQKPSVARGWEITEGGRVITFFLRKGHKWSDGTPLTADDFMFWYEDIYGDKELTPTPTADLSINGKVGKMEKVNETTVRFSFPDPYPGFLDIMGGSTYIGSAQNQGSDPQFRGPYAPAHYLKQFLPKYAGQAKVEELTKAAGIDTWVNFFRNRANWRYNVDLPVLAAWKTVQPINTPVWTLERNPFFFGVDTEGNQLPYWDKVQFTLAENLEVLNLRAIAGEFDSQERHIDMGKLPVFLENQQKGNYTVKLDPSANGSDATIQVNQSYSADPEIAKWLRNRDFRHALALGVDREQLNEVFWLGTGTPGSTVPDESLPANPGPEWRKKWAVLDVKQANELLDKIGLTKKDAEGYRLRTDNGQRLRLQMPTVGGSFVPFPKIGEMLAQQWKAIGIQLDAQEVERSLNQRRQLANENQIELWANDGSELLYGYPNHALPITTGVLMGTEIGKWFASNGAQGMKPEDPEMEKALDLFRKGPGLEAEARTKQIQEIWKILAEGAWSIGTVGLSPAVMGVRIVRNNVGNSPSRQFNGQHGRTPTAMQPCTMYFKS from the coding sequence ATGGCACAATGGCCTGGCATGTCGCGTCGTGCGTTGCTCCAGGGGACGTTCGGGGTCGTCGGAGTGAGCCTGCTTGCCGCCTGTGCGCCGGCGGCCCCGGCCGCCAAGCCGGCCGAATCGAAGCCAGCCGCGCCCGCTGCCACCACCGCGCCGGCCAAGCCGGCCGAGGCTGCGAAGCCGGCCGAAGCTGCCAAGCCTGCCGAGGTCGCCAAGCCCGCGGTGCCGGCGGCTGCCGCCCCGCCCGCCGCCAAGCCGGCCGAGGCTGCGAAGCCGGCCGCTGCCGGCAAGCCCGGCGAGCAGAAGCTCGGCGCGCAGCTCATCGGCAAGTGGGAAGGCCCGGAGATCCTGGCCGAGGCGAAGCGCCCGGCGAAGCTGGGTGAGGCCCCGATGCTCGCCGAGCTGGTCAAGGCCGGCAAGCTGCCCGCTGTCGAGCAGCGTGTGCCTGAGGAGCCGATGGTCATCAAGCCGGTCCACGAGATCGGCAAGTACGGCGGGACCTGGCGTAGAGGCTTCACCGGCCCGGGCGATCACGAAAACGGCAACCGGATCATGTCGAACGATAAGCTGGTCTTCTGGGACTTCCAGGGGATCCAGCAGAAGCCGTCGGTTGCCCGTGGCTGGGAGATCACCGAAGGCGGCCGCGTCATCACCTTCTTCCTGCGGAAGGGCCACAAGTGGTCTGATGGCACGCCGCTCACCGCCGACGACTTCATGTTCTGGTACGAGGACATCTACGGGGACAAGGAGCTGACGCCCACCCCCACCGCCGACCTGTCCATCAACGGCAAGGTCGGCAAGATGGAGAAGGTCAACGAGACGACCGTCCGCTTCTCGTTCCCAGACCCGTACCCCGGGTTCCTCGACATCATGGGCGGCAGCACCTACATCGGCTCGGCCCAGAACCAGGGCTCCGACCCGCAGTTCCGGGGACCGTACGCGCCGGCCCACTACCTGAAGCAGTTCCTGCCCAAGTATGCTGGCCAGGCCAAGGTGGAGGAGCTGACCAAGGCGGCCGGCATCGACACCTGGGTCAACTTCTTCCGGAATCGTGCCAACTGGCGGTACAACGTCGATCTGCCGGTGCTGGCTGCCTGGAAGACGGTGCAGCCGATCAACACGCCGGTCTGGACCCTGGAGCGCAATCCGTTCTTCTTCGGGGTGGACACCGAGGGGAACCAGCTTCCGTACTGGGACAAGGTCCAGTTCACCCTGGCTGAGAACCTGGAAGTGCTCAACCTGCGTGCCATCGCCGGCGAGTTCGACTCGCAAGAGCGCCACATCGACATGGGCAAGCTGCCCGTCTTCCTGGAGAACCAGCAGAAGGGCAACTACACCGTCAAGCTCGACCCTTCCGCCAACGGCTCGGATGCCACCATCCAGGTGAACCAGAGCTACTCGGCGGATCCTGAGATCGCCAAGTGGCTGCGGAACCGCGACTTCCGCCACGCCCTCGCGCTCGGGGTGGACCGCGAGCAGCTCAACGAGGTGTTCTGGCTGGGCACTGGCACGCCCGGCTCGACCGTCCCCGACGAGTCGTTGCCAGCGAACCCTGGCCCTGAGTGGCGGAAGAAGTGGGCCGTGCTGGATGTCAAGCAGGCGAACGAACTGCTCGACAAGATCGGCCTGACGAAGAAGGATGCCGAGGGGTACCGCCTGCGGACCGACAACGGCCAGCGACTGCGGCTCCAGATGCCGACCGTTGGCGGCTCGTTCGTGCCGTTCCCGAAGATCGGCGAGATGCTCGCTCAGCAGTGGAAGGCTATCGGCATTCAGCTCGACGCGCAGGAAGTCGAGCGCAGCCTGAACCAGCGACGGCAGCTCGCCAACGAGAACCAGATCGAGCTGTGGGCCAACGACGGCTCGGAGCTGCTGTACGGCTACCCGAACCACGCCCTGCCGATCACGACGGGTGTGCTGATGGGGACGGAGATCGGCAAGTGGTTCGCCTCGAACGGCGCGCAGGGCATGAAGCCGGAAGACCCCGAGATGGAGAAGGCGCTCGACCTGTTCCGCAAGGGGCCGGGGCTTGAAGCCGAGGCGCGCACCAAGCAGATTCAGGAGATCTGGAAGATCCTGGCCGAGGGCGCATGGTCCATCGGCACCGTCGGGCTGTCACCGGCGGTCATGGGGGTTCGCATCGTCAGGAACAACGTCGGGAACTCGCCGTCGCGGCAGTTCAACGGGCAGCACGGTCGCACGCCGACGGCGATGCAGCCGTGCACTATGTACTTCAAGAGCTAG
- a CDS encoding ABC transporter substrate-binding protein codes for MSMMHPFSRRSFLRVGVGVAGVGLLAACAPAAPATKPAETKPAETKPAEAAKPAAAAPTTAAAAPAKPAEAAKPADAAKPAADAKPAAGAPAAKPGEGGLGSQFIGKWEGGEILDKAERPAKLGEAPMLAELVKGGKLPAVEQRLPAEPLVIKPLEGIGKYGGTWRRAFTGPGDGENGNRIISLDKIVFWDYQGVKQRPGVAKSWEVKDGGKTITFFLRKGHKWSDGQPFTADDVMFWFNDIYGNKDLVPAPTAELTINGKAGTLEKVDETTVRFTFPEPYPGFMDIIGGSTFLGSSQNQGDSYRGIVAPAHYLKQFLPKYSDQAKIEAEAKAANFDSWVSYFKFKINWRLNPDLPVLGPWKTATPINTPAWTLERNPFFYAVDTEGNQLPYLDKVQMTLGENLEVINLRAIAGEYDEQERHMDLGKLPVFIENRQKGNYAIHLDPAANGADAAWQINQSFSADPEIAKWLRNRDFRHALALGLDRDQLNETFWLGVGTPGSSAPAETSPYSPGPEYRKKWATLDVNQANQLLDKIGLDKKDAEGFRLRTDGKGRLRIELVTVGGSFVPFPKIGEMMSQQLKKIGIQLDAVEHERTLAERRRDGNEVQTVIWANDGSELLYAFPDHALPVRAGQCWMGPEIGKWYQSGGSAGMKPEDPEMLKALDLFKGAFGKEEADRIKTAQEIWKIIVEESWTVGTVGLSPAVMGVRIVKNNLGNIPQRQFNGQHGRTPCAALPVTWFFKS; via the coding sequence ATGTCAATGATGCATCCGTTCTCTCGCAGGTCGTTCCTGCGTGTCGGCGTCGGCGTCGCCGGCGTGGGGTTGCTGGCGGCCTGTGCGCCGGCGGCTCCGGCCACGAAGCCGGCAGAGACCAAGCCGGCGGAGACCAAGCCCGCCGAGGCAGCGAAGCCGGCTGCCGCTGCGCCGACGACGGCTGCTGCCGCGCCGGCCAAGCCGGCCGAGGCTGCGAAGCCGGCCGACGCTGCCAAGCCGGCCGCCGATGCGAAGCCCGCTGCTGGCGCGCCGGCGGCCAAGCCCGGCGAGGGCGGCCTGGGCTCGCAGTTCATCGGGAAGTGGGAAGGCGGCGAGATCCTGGACAAGGCCGAGCGGCCGGCCAAGCTCGGCGAGGCCCCGATGCTGGCGGAGCTGGTCAAGGGTGGCAAGCTGCCGGCCGTCGAGCAGCGGCTCCCCGCCGAGCCGCTGGTCATCAAGCCGCTTGAGGGCATTGGCAAGTACGGCGGCACCTGGCGGCGTGCTTTCACCGGCCCTGGCGACGGTGAGAACGGCAACCGGATCATCTCGCTCGACAAGATCGTGTTCTGGGATTACCAGGGCGTCAAGCAGCGGCCGGGCGTGGCCAAGAGCTGGGAAGTGAAGGATGGCGGCAAGACCATCACCTTCTTCCTGCGAAAGGGCCACAAGTGGTCGGACGGGCAGCCGTTCACCGCTGACGACGTGATGTTCTGGTTCAACGACATCTACGGCAACAAGGATCTCGTCCCGGCGCCGACCGCTGAGCTGACCATCAATGGCAAGGCCGGCACGCTGGAGAAGGTGGACGAGACGACCGTCCGCTTCACGTTCCCCGAGCCGTACCCTGGCTTCATGGACATCATCGGCGGCTCGACGTTCCTCGGCTCCTCGCAGAACCAGGGCGACAGCTACCGGGGGATCGTCGCGCCGGCCCACTACCTGAAGCAGTTCCTGCCGAAGTACTCGGACCAGGCGAAGATCGAGGCCGAGGCGAAGGCTGCCAACTTCGACAGCTGGGTGAGCTACTTCAAGTTCAAGATCAACTGGCGGCTCAACCCGGACCTGCCGGTCCTGGGGCCGTGGAAGACGGCCACGCCGATCAACACCCCCGCCTGGACCCTTGAGCGGAACCCGTTCTTCTACGCCGTGGACACCGAGGGCAACCAGCTCCCGTACCTGGACAAGGTCCAGATGACGCTCGGCGAGAACCTCGAGGTCATCAACCTCCGGGCCATCGCCGGCGAGTACGACGAGCAAGAGCGCCACATGGACCTCGGCAAGCTGCCGGTGTTCATCGAGAACCGGCAGAAGGGGAACTACGCGATCCACCTCGACCCGGCCGCCAACGGCGCGGACGCGGCGTGGCAGATCAACCAGAGCTTCTCAGCCGATCCGGAGATCGCCAAGTGGCTGCGCAACAGAGATTTCCGTCACGCCCTGGCGCTCGGCCTTGACCGCGACCAGCTCAACGAGACGTTCTGGCTCGGCGTGGGCACGCCTGGATCGTCGGCCCCGGCCGAGACCTCCCCGTACAGCCCGGGCCCCGAGTACCGGAAGAAGTGGGCCACGCTGGATGTCAACCAGGCGAATCAGCTGCTGGACAAGATCGGCCTGGATAAGAAGGACGCCGAAGGCTTCCGGCTGCGGACGGACGGCAAGGGCCGGCTCCGCATCGAGCTGGTGACGGTGGGCGGCTCGTTCGTGCCGTTCCCGAAGATCGGCGAGATGATGAGCCAGCAGCTGAAGAAGATCGGCATCCAGCTCGACGCTGTGGAGCACGAGCGGACGCTGGCCGAGCGGCGGCGCGACGGCAACGAGGTCCAGACGGTGATCTGGGCGAACGACGGCTCCGAGCTGTTGTACGCTTTCCCGGACCACGCCCTGCCCGTGCGGGCCGGCCAGTGCTGGATGGGGCCGGAGATCGGCAAGTGGTACCAGAGCGGCGGATCGGCTGGGATGAAGCCTGAGGATCCGGAGATGCTCAAGGCGCTCGACCTGTTCAAGGGCGCATTCGGCAAGGAGGAGGCAGACCGCATCAAGACCGCGCAGGAGATCTGGAAGATCATCGTCGAGGAGAGCTGGACGGTCGGAACTGTCGGCCTGTCGCCGGCCGTCATGGGCGTCCGGATCGTCAAGAACAACCTCGGCAACATTCCGCAGCGGCAGTTCAACGGCCAGCACGGGCGAACGCCGTGCGCCGCGCTGCCGGTGACGTGGTTCTTCAAGAGCTAG
- a CDS encoding ABC transporter permease: protein MIAYLIRRLILALFTVVAISMLSFAIIQLPPGDYVDAYIAQMSASGSAVSQQEAENLRIQYGLDQPIYVQYLKWMALAMRGNFGMAMEWGRPVTEVIGDRLALTMVVSIAAVILTWGLALPIGIYSAMRQYSIGDYVFTFIGFIGLAVPGFLLALLILYFGFTLFDANIGGLFSAEYLDAPWSFGKFMDLLNHLPIPALILGLAGTGQAVRIMRANLLDELRKPYVVTARAKGLSETRAILKYPVRVALNPFASTIGYTLPYVVSGSIIVSLVLSLPTVGPLLLKALIAQDMFLAGTIVLLLGVMTVIGTFLSDLILMWIDPRIRLEGR, encoded by the coding sequence ATGATCGCGTACCTGATTCGCCGACTGATCCTCGCACTGTTTACCGTCGTGGCGATCTCGATGTTGTCGTTCGCCATCATTCAGCTGCCGCCTGGAGACTACGTCGACGCGTACATCGCGCAGATGTCGGCGTCGGGCAGCGCGGTCTCCCAGCAGGAGGCCGAGAACCTCCGAATCCAGTATGGACTCGATCAACCGATCTACGTGCAGTATCTGAAGTGGATGGCCCTCGCCATGCGCGGCAACTTCGGCATGGCGATGGAATGGGGCCGCCCGGTGACGGAAGTCATCGGTGACCGCCTCGCGCTGACGATGGTCGTCTCGATTGCGGCGGTCATCCTGACGTGGGGGCTGGCCTTGCCGATTGGCATCTACTCGGCCATGCGCCAGTACTCCATCGGCGACTATGTTTTCACCTTCATTGGTTTCATCGGACTGGCGGTGCCGGGCTTCCTGCTGGCGCTGCTGATCCTCTACTTTGGTTTCACGCTCTTCGACGCCAACATCGGCGGCCTCTTCAGCGCAGAGTATCTGGACGCGCCCTGGAGCTTCGGCAAGTTCATGGACCTGCTGAACCACCTGCCGATTCCGGCCTTGATCCTCGGGCTGGCGGGCACCGGGCAGGCCGTCCGCATCATGCGCGCCAACCTGCTGGACGAGCTGCGGAAGCCGTACGTGGTGACGGCGCGCGCCAAGGGCCTGTCCGAGACCCGGGCGATCCTCAAGTACCCGGTCCGCGTGGCCCTCAACCCCTTCGCGAGCACGATCGGCTACACGCTTCCCTACGTGGTCTCGGGCAGCATCATCGTGTCGCTGGTGCTGAGCTTACCGACCGTCGGCCCACTACTACTCAAGGCGCTGATCGCCCAGGACATGTTCCTCGCCGGCACCATCGTGTTGCTGCTCGGCGTGATGACGGTGATCGGCACGTTCCTCTCTGACCTGATCCTGATGTGGATCGATCCGCGCATCCGGCTGGAAGGACGGTAA
- a CDS encoding ABC transporter permease codes for MAQNVQNTDNAAVAVAPGADGEVAVAVTVAEERVSVASQWQLMWWRFRKHKLAMVGALVVILFYVGVLFADFLAYADPEASDAQRGLIAPQPIVWFDPDTGGFSPHVPGLVGKRDPLTFKRVYAPDPSVKVPVTFFAPGFEYKLFGFIPANRHLIGVGDGYTAEQSLFIIGTDIQGRDMWSRLMFATRISLTIGLVSVAVSLVLGVVLGGVSGYFGGWSDTVVQRVIEILRSIPTIPLWMGLAAAVPQDWSVLQVYFVITIIISLIGWTELARVVRGRFLSLREEDFVMAAELSGCNQARIIFIHMVPLFLSHIIAATTLALPAMIISETSLSFLGLGMRPPAISWGVLLQQAQNVQTVAISPWLLLPAVPVIIVILAFNFLGDGLRDAADPYN; via the coding sequence ATGGCGCAGAACGTTCAGAACACTGACAATGCCGCCGTGGCGGTCGCACCGGGCGCTGATGGCGAGGTTGCCGTCGCCGTAACCGTTGCCGAAGAGCGCGTCTCCGTTGCCAGCCAGTGGCAGCTCATGTGGTGGCGCTTCCGCAAGCACAAGCTGGCGATGGTTGGCGCACTCGTCGTCATCCTGTTCTACGTCGGCGTGCTGTTTGCCGACTTCCTGGCCTACGCGGACCCGGAGGCCTCGGACGCGCAGCGCGGCCTGATCGCCCCGCAGCCCATCGTCTGGTTCGACCCAGACACGGGCGGCTTCTCCCCGCACGTGCCGGGTCTCGTGGGCAAGCGTGATCCGCTGACCTTCAAGCGCGTGTACGCTCCGGACCCGAGCGTCAAGGTGCCGGTGACGTTCTTCGCGCCGGGCTTCGAGTACAAGCTGTTCGGGTTCATCCCGGCGAACCGCCACCTGATCGGCGTGGGTGACGGGTACACGGCGGAGCAGTCGCTGTTCATCATCGGGACGGACATCCAGGGGCGGGACATGTGGTCGCGCCTGATGTTCGCGACGCGCATCTCGCTGACCATCGGCCTGGTCAGCGTGGCGGTCAGCCTGGTGTTGGGCGTGGTGCTCGGCGGCGTCTCCGGCTACTTCGGCGGCTGGTCAGACACGGTGGTGCAGCGCGTCATCGAGATCCTCCGCTCGATCCCCACGATCCCGCTGTGGATGGGGCTGGCGGCGGCGGTCCCGCAGGACTGGAGCGTGCTCCAGGTCTACTTCGTCATCACGATCATCATCTCACTCATCGGCTGGACGGAGCTGGCGCGCGTGGTGCGCGGACGGTTCCTCTCGCTGCGTGAGGAAGACTTCGTGATGGCGGCGGAGCTGTCCGGGTGCAACCAGGCGCGCATCATCTTCATCCACATGGTGCCGCTGTTCCTGAGCCACATCATCGCCGCGACGACGCTGGCGCTCCCCGCGATGATCATCAGTGAAACGTCGCTGAGCTTCCTCGGCCTGGGCATGCGCCCCCCTGCGATCTCCTGGGGCGTGCTGCTCCAGCAGGCGCAGAACGTCCAGACCGTCGCGATCTCGCCGTGGCTGCTGCTCCCGGCAGTGCCCGTGATCATCGTGATCCTGGCGTTCAACTTCCTCGGTGACGGCCTGCGGGACGCCGCCGACCCGTACAACTGA
- a CDS encoding ABC transporter ATP-binding protein has translation MADVPLISIRNLQTYFYPDEGIVKAVDGASFDIPRGKTIGVVGESGCGKSVTARSILRIVERPGRIDGGQILFQPDANGTEAGALDLAKIPADGRQMREIRGGQISLVFQEPMTSFSPVHTVGDQIIENIRLHRKMNKKDAKDRAIQVMKLVGIPRSEQRVDEYAYQLSGGLRQRAMIAMALSADPILLIADEPTTALDVTTQAQILDLLRELQAQNHMAIMLITHDLGVIAEMADEVVVMYLGRVVEKGPVDDIFHNPQHPYTKALLESIPSVNATPRVKLPTISGSIPHPYARPHGCPFYPRCPSFMPGTCDKAEPELIHVGDRQDAACFLYGGVPAGVGR, from the coding sequence ATGGCTGACGTGCCGCTGATTTCGATCCGAAACCTCCAGACGTACTTCTACCCAGACGAAGGCATCGTCAAAGCGGTAGATGGCGCAAGCTTCGACATCCCCCGTGGCAAGACCATTGGGGTGGTGGGGGAGAGCGGTTGCGGGAAGAGTGTGACCGCCCGCTCGATCCTGCGTATCGTGGAGCGCCCGGGCCGCATCGATGGCGGCCAGATCCTCTTCCAGCCGGACGCCAACGGAACCGAGGCTGGCGCGCTCGACCTTGCCAAGATCCCCGCTGACGGCCGCCAGATGCGCGAGATTCGTGGCGGGCAGATCTCGCTGGTCTTCCAGGAGCCGATGACCTCGTTCAGCCCGGTCCACACCGTGGGTGACCAGATCATCGAGAACATCCGGCTGCACCGGAAGATGAACAAGAAGGACGCGAAGGACCGCGCCATCCAGGTCATGAAACTGGTCGGCATCCCGCGCTCCGAGCAGCGTGTGGACGAGTACGCCTACCAGCTCTCAGGCGGCCTGCGGCAGCGCGCGATGATCGCGATGGCGCTCTCGGCCGATCCGATCCTGCTCATCGCGGACGAGCCGACGACGGCGCTGGACGTGACGACGCAGGCGCAGATCCTGGACCTGCTGCGGGAGCTGCAGGCTCAGAACCACATGGCGATCATGCTCATCACGCACGACCTGGGCGTCATCGCGGAGATGGCGGATGAGGTGGTCGTGATGTATCTCGGGCGGGTGGTCGAGAAGGGGCCGGTGGACGATATCTTCCACAACCCGCAGCACCCATACACCAAGGCCCTGCTGGAGTCGATCCCGAGCGTCAACGCCACGCCGCGTGTGAAGCTCCCGACGATCAGCGGCTCGATCCCGCATCCGTATGCGCGGCCGCACGGGTGTCCGTTCTACCCGCGCTGCCCCTCCTTCATGCCTGGCACCTGTGACAAGGCCGAGCCAGAGCTTATCCACGTCGGCGACCGGCAGGATGCGGCGTGCTTCCTGTATGGTGGCGTCCCGGCGGGGGTGGGACGATGA